In the genome of Arachis hypogaea cultivar Tifrunner chromosome 9, arahy.Tifrunner.gnm2.J5K5, whole genome shotgun sequence, the window AGGTGGTCGCGTACGCGAGTTTGCCAAAAATCATATTCGTGCATACGCACGACGACCCTGTTTTGAAAAAATggtatttttaagttttaaacatacTTACTAGCTTTCCAGACCTCTTTTACCCTTGTTTAAGGTTCATTAGCGAGCCTTTAAGCCTTAGAACGAAGATGAGTCTGTTAAATAAGTTGAGGAGATATTCAGAAGTTATGAATTATGAGAAAGAAGAATAATGATCATATGTATTTTGTTTCTCTTAGAGGATGACTTGGAGAAACATGTATTTTTACGCTGTTTTTTAGGATGTATTCTGGGTTTTATATATACTCCAGCCAGCCTTAGTTTCGCAGgtcgagtttggagcttgttatctgtattttaaaattttgatccaTATATATGTTTTAACCGTTTAGTAGATAACATTTTCTCAATAAATGTATGATTAGTACTATAAATATTAACAATCAATTGTGTGACTTATttgataaaataaagataattttattgatagaaattatttaaataattctattaaaattaaaagataaaaaaataaaaaaattatattgtaattttattattttttatttgtatgtattttttaattatattttttagattaattttaattaactttttaaaaaaagtttaaattgacTAATTTACTAGCCCACCAACTCACATAAAAATGGGATAATATTTTGAGTCcgttttattttttagaataggCCTTGGTAGGGTACAGCGGATTATTCACTTTACCACTCATATTTACCATTAAACTAAttctaaagataaaaaatatcaagaaaaagaaactagttgtgattttttttgaatttgcgattgataattaaaaataattttatgttgttGGTCAATAGAGAATCTGAGGAATGAGTGACACATCTATGACAGATCAgcattattattgataattatgtattatagtttgttaatttaatttccttttaaaatttttgtcgaTAGAAATTAAGTCTATTTGGTTATGTACTTACAAATTTCACATGAAAGAATTTTCTCAAGTTGTTGACGAAGACTATTGAAGTTGCCTATCATTCAATCATCATTAGTGAACTGAAAATTAGTGTtctcaaatataaaaattttggattttgagCTCTTTAAtaagcttttattttaattttagtatatttttgttgtttatctTTCAAAGTGTTTCCTTGGTTGTGTTTGTCGCTTCCTAAACTTGAGAACACATTCGTTCGCAAATaatgcaaaaattaaaataaataattataataaaataaaaaaattttgaaagaaataGTGAAAACAAGAACAAGTTTCCTGACCATAAAATCACGTGGCTACAATGAAATCAGCTTTGATTAGTAATAGACATTCTTATTAATTGATGAAGGGGACACCAATGGAGAAGAGTTCATTTGGCATTTCTATGTTCAGTGGATGAGATTATAGTGCTTACTATCTGCGATGATTATGCCTCTTATCCGTCCCTTCTCCAACACTCTGTTCTATTGCTAACAGTGACAGCAGTTGGTAAAAAGCAACAACCCTTCTTCAATGTCATAAATGCTGAAATTAGACTTACAGAATAATTCTTCAACTGATATACCTCTCATACATAATTAGATAAAATGTGAATATTTGTGTAAATAGAATTCACAAACCATGTAACTGATGGATCAAAAGCCAGGATAAATGACTGATAACTATTTTGCACATCTTTACAATTATATAGCTACTAATTGATAACTAACATAGGGTGGTCGAGTGAATAACTCACTTGTAAACTGCTTAAATAAGTGTCAGGATTTGAATCTTATCTTGTCCATATATTAATCCATTGACCAATGACAAACCTTTAAATAGAATTTCGATTTGATCTGCAACAGATTAATCCTTGGTGTGCCAAATTGAGGGACAAAACTTCTGTGTATATATCCTCCAATACTTCCAAAAGATAAGTAGTTATCTTGTGTGATCCATTTATTCTGTACTCTTGTTAAGAACCAAGGTTGTTTACTAGCTCAACCAAGTCTATTtctgagttatatatatatatatatcatagtcCATGCCAAATTTGTAATATCCACCATTGAAGCCCTTTGAGAAAAGATGAAGAACACGTGTGAATTGCAAGGGGCAGTGTCCAGTGGGAAGAGTAACCGATGTGTTGTTTTACCAGCTGATGTTCCTTTGCTTGCTGATTCCCTAGAACCAACTAGAAACCATGGCTGGTACATATCTCCATTTCGCATGAGGATTATTCTCTTCAGGAGTTTCTATCAACAACTATGATACTGCagtctttatttatttatgttatgttATTTGTACCATTTGGTGCAGGATTCCCGAGGCAAGTTCCCCTGCTGATTTGATCATACAAGTTGATCACTCCAGCTTTCATCTGCATAAGGTTTGCCAAATCTCTCATTTAATTCTATAGAACACTTGGTGTACTTATATCATAAGAAAGATCAGTCTTTGTGTCTAAAACCAAATGATTTTATGACATGATTAGTATTGTTGAGATTTAATTCTTAGTAATCTGTATAAATGTCGAAGTTAAAAATTTATTCTCTTCAAAATGTTCTTTCTCAGAAGTTATTTATTGAGGGATTAGTCACtgctattaataataaatattctaaataaagacaaataaaataaaataatccatTTAGAATAGCTAGTCCTTCTCAAAAGCAGATGATTTAGCAATAAATTTCCCCTTATAGTTTCtatatgaaaatttaattattttatttttaaaattgagatGTGTTATTTATTCTTGTTATTACTTTTGAATGCGGTATGAGGTCAATTAATGTAATTTCACTCTATTCAAAGAACAAAAATTGTACATAGACCCGATATATAACTGAACATAAAATTAACGAGCttaggttggtctagtggttagatTACTAGTTTGCTTAAGTATATATCGAAATTTAAATCCTACCTTGTGCATACAATAATTCATTGACCagtaacaaacccttaaatggaactTTGATCTGCAATAAATTAGTTCTTAGTCTGTCGGACTGAAGAACACGTTagggaaaaaaaaacaaaacaaatctcTTCTGTATTTTAAATGCTTATGATTTATTCATTTCCAGCTTGCTATGGTCTCAAGAAGTGAATATTTGAATAGGCTTGTCTTTCAAGGGGGATGTAACATTGAAATTTCCGGTGACAGACTCATAATCCAATTAGAGAACATTCCAGGTGGCAAAAAAACATTCGAATTAGTAGCGAAGTTCTGTTATGGTTGGAAGATTGATATAACTGCAGAAAACGTTGCCCCATTATACTGTGCTGCACATTTCTTGGAAATGAATGAAGAACTTGAAGAAGGAAACCTCATTTCCAAGACAGAAGCTTTTCTCAGCTTCCTAATACTCTCTTCATGGAAGGACACATTCCGAATACTCAAAAGCTGTGAATCCATTTCGTCTTGGGCCAAGGATTTGCAAATAGTGAAGCACTGCTCGGAAGCAATAGCTTGGAAGGCATGCTCAAAAAGTCCAAGTACAACAACATATGATGAGGACTACTCAAAATTTGATAATTCTTGGTGGTTCGAAGATGTATCTAAGCTGCGAATCGATCATTTCGTGGAAGTGATTCAGTGTCTCAAAAGGGGTGGAACAAAATCTGATCTTGTTGGTTCTTGCATACAACATTGGACAATGAAATGGTTTTCCCAATTCACACTTACTGGACTTGACAAAGTGACACCTAAACACGTATCAATCCAGTTACATAGAGTTTCGACCGAATGCTTGATTAGGTTACTTCCCACTGAAGTAAACTCAGTTTCTTGCAATTTCTTGCTTCACCTACTAAAAGCAGGGGTAATGCTGAAAATCGATCTGGAGTTGTTGTGTGTGCTTGAAAGAAGGATAGCTTTAATGTTGGATCAATGCAGTGTCTCTGATCTGTTGGTTAAGAACCAAGGAGATAAGGGTTCTTTGAATGATGTAGATGTTGTTGTGAGAGTGTTACAGTGTTATGTTTGCCACATTTCAAAGAATTCTAAGGAAAAAATGCATGCCATTGGAAGGTTGGTGGATGGGTATCTCATACAGGTTGCAAGGGATAAGAATCTTAGAGTGGAGAGTTTCAAATCACTTGTTGAAGCTTTGCCACAAGATGCTAGATTATGTGATGATCTTCTCTATAGAGCTATCGACATGTACCTTAAGGTAATggtaatgttattttattttgtatgaaaattcaAATTCGCTCAATAAAAAGTAACTTTATATTCTATAAAAACATGCGTTTAGTTCTTGTTACTAAACCTATTTCTACTAGTGATATGTTAGAACAAATCCAACAATGTCAAATTTCATTTAGGAGATTACGTGTACATTTCAAAATCTTGCCTAATTTATTAGTGATAAGAGAGAAATGATAAGTATATCCTACTCTTTTATATTTCATAAGAATAATGATAGGAATTGTTATATTTAATCAACTTCAATTAGTTTGAAATAAAGTTACATATTATTTTACAAGTGTTTCTCTGATTCGGTGTTTAAAAACTAGAGACTTAAAAGGCCCTCATTTTTTTAGGCACATCCAGAATTGAGAGAAGACGAGAGAGAAGAGATGTGTAAAGTTTTGGGATACCATAGATTGTCACAAGAAGCGCGTGTGCATGTGGCGAAGAATAATAGGTTGCCGGTGAAATTGACAACGCAATTCATGCTTCTTGAACAAGTGAACATGGCAACAAGGTCAGTGACCAGTGATGAACCAAATTACAGGAGGACACATACTCATACAGTTATAAGAGTAAGCACAGATTTCGAGAGAAGAAATATAAATGCCAATgagatgaaattgatgaagagaGATGTTGAAGTTATGAAGTCTCAACTCTTGGAACTAAATACATGCAGAATAAAGCTCCAAAAGCAATTAAGGAAGAGATGCATTTGGTGAAAGCTTGCAATGTAATACTGAACATTAAATCACATGCATTGTTAAAACCACACAGGCAATCACCCTGATCATACTACTGAGTTATTGGGTCAATAGTTGGATCAATGCAATAGGTAAATGACAGATCAAACTGTTGATAtggtaataattaaataaatatttaaaataagaataaatttctACAACTAAGTGATTTACTTAACCAAATTCAACCAAGTTATTTACATACATGCACACATAATCTTCTTCATCTTTCCctggttttttcttcttcttctcgcccAAGTTTTTTCTTAATGTTTTAAATTTACGCGCGCACATTCTTTttcactctttcttcttcttttccaatgctgcgttttctttttctctttatttttagttattttttctctttcattatcaTCGTCACCactacctcctcctcctcctccttctcttctttcttcttttttattagaattttttctcctcctttctttattattattgtcaCTACCACTACCTCCGTCTTCTTCTCctatttcttttttcatttgaatTTATTCGATCTCccacttttttttcttctcctcctattcctcattcatcatcattattattatcatattcgtcttcttcttatatgtataacaaaaaaaagaaagaaaataaataaaaaaatgcagcattatttgtagcaaaattttgatgtaaaaattaagaaatttatttgttattattaaaatattttggtatatttgtattctgataagttttgcataattcaaaactcttcatcttctttCTCCATCTTCAActgctacttcttctttttcatcatcgtcatcatttttttttcttattcatcttttctttcttgttttatatatcttctcaagtttcttcttattttactctcttaataaaagtaaaaacgaaaaaaatgaatcaaagaagaagaaacacataatgctacaaaattactaagaaaatgatgaacctacattcattcaactaaaagaaagaaagaaatagagaaaaaaaagaaaaaaatgcagtatTAAAGAACATTTTTGTGCATTTGTAGCAACAGATCGGTGTAAAAACCAAGACATTTATGTATTATTAAGAAATCTCGGTGTAtgtttattttgataaattttgcataattcaaaactcttcatcttcctcctccctatcttttgctgcttcttcttcttttttcatcatcatcgtcttttttttcttattcgtcattttccttcttattttactttctcaagttttttcttgttttactcttttaacaataataaaaaaataaaataaaaaagaagaaatacataATATTACAAAATTACTAGAAAGAGGATAAATCTACATTCattcaattaaaagaaagaaataaacaaagaaaaaaaatgcaccattaaagaagatatttttgtacttttgtagcaaaatttagatgtaaaaactaagaaatttatgtgttattgttaagaattttggatgtatttttattctgatagaTTCTGCATAATTCGaaactttttctctttctcttcctcatcttctgctgtttcttcttcttattttattttctcataattcttctttttcattctcttaattaagaggaataaaaaaatttaatactacaaaattactagaaaaaaaagaaaagaaaaaatacaacaacagcagcagcaataaaagaagaacaatggaggaaaaacatgcaaaaaataaggaacatgaagaagaagaagattcggtctttgtttgtgtgcttgttttTGAACTAAGTTTgttatctcaattttttttcttattcatcttttctttctgaGTTAATTGAGGTAGATTCTGGATTTAATTTTAGAGTTAATTAAGGTGCATTCTGAAAACAAGTTCAGACCAAAAGTATACCTTATTTAGATTTAAAATGTACCGAAATTAAATCTAGAATGTactaaaattacttaatgataaccCTATTAAAAATTTGTGTCACAATTAAAAAATTTCGGTGTCAAAATTGAGAAACAGTTAAAAAATTTCGGTGTTATTTCATGATAAATTCTGGATAACTCAaaactcctcttcctcctcttcctcctcttcctcctccttcttcatcattattattttattattcttcttattttaatctcttaattagaataaaaaatacataatgttgcaaaattaatagaaagaggaggaggaaaaaaaatttaacaacaacaacagcattAAAAGAACGACGATGAGGATGAAACacgcaaaaaagaaaaaatgcgaagaaaaagaaggagaaatgcaaagaagaaggagaagaaggaggaggaggagaaagaagaatGCGGGATACGAATGTTGGAAGAGaaatgcaaaaaagaaaaaatacaaaaaaaaacgacGTGATTTCATATGGTGTTATGTAAACGAATTTTGTTAGATTAGAGATAACTTAGTTAGACTTGTTTGGCAAAAAGACTTAGATCTGTAACAAAatggttaaaaacttaaaataataataaaatttaaatttaaaaataaaaaataattcttaatttAAAATTCTCTATTAATTATACATGTTTTGTAAAGAAGAATAAGTAAGAAGTgaggaataaaaaaattagatttttaatgtatataaaaatatatcttctcaataaaaaattttaatttgtgtttttatttttattttaattttatgtgttttattttttagtatcttTACCTTTTAGATTTTCATGAAAAAATGTATTGAAAATGTAAACCAAACAAGTTCTTAATTCTTAGTACTCTTGCTTTatcaacaatttttttattacctCAACAATTTTTCATTTTCATGTACAACTTATATAAATTAACTGGGTAGTTGATTTGTTGGTCTCAAGTCCCAGATAATTTTGGAATTAACGTTAGTCCCTAGTTTgacttttaatttaaactcttagattattttattattatatctaaCGGTAtagattaaatataaatttatatgtttaattttattaaaaattttctaatatttaatatttttacaaataattttttttaaattattttttttggtaaataggatctcttcttcttctttatcttttttttttcatcaccGCAATGAAAACCGACACTAGCAGCAACTACCAGAGTATGGATTGAGACTACCCACAAACACATACAACTATCAGGCCCTGAATCGAGACTATTTCTTACTCCTTCCCACCCGCGCTTCTAAAATTTGAGATGTTCTTCTCGTTTTTATGGTCATCGACTTCGTGTAGTGTTCTCCGAGGAGGAGGTCTTCTTCATCGAGGCTGCCACACATACATACACAGAGACACACATTTCACACTTgagatagaaaataaagaaagaaacaaaaggaaagaaaagaaaagaaaatgttcgCCGAAAAGAATAACCTCAAGGGAGACCCAAGACTTCTAACCATTTCTCAAGCCATCAGAGTCGTTCCTCACTTTTCCAAAtaaagttttcattttttctttttcttttttccttacaacgtttttattttattttttgaataacaaaaaatatatatttatattatcgtAATTTCTTTAATATTTGAATCTTCTTCATCAACAGACCTACATCAGTGGTTGTTTAGTTTCATAATATTTATAtgcttagaagtctgaaattgaTGGTGTACCACACAAAAGATCAATGAAAAGACATGCATGAAATCTATTATAAGCTAATAGAATAAATTTAGCTATGAAACAAGAAAGGTCGGTAAATaatcttatatttttcttaatgcaATATATTTGTTGAAACTTATGGTTGACCAGTGCATAATTAAACTGTGTTAATTAGAGGGAGTGAGTGAAGAAttgttgaaaaagtttttttaataaataattagtgctAAAAATACATTTATGAGAATACTCATAGCTCTTTAAAAAGAGTTAATTAATGATAATAATTGAATTtatttaacaatatatatatatatatatatatatatatatatatatatatatatatatatattatttagtatcaTGTCAAATTTTACTCAAGTTAATCTCAAATATGGcatatattgttttattttatgcaCCAAATAGCTTGTATTCACTCATTTATTGTAAAATGATtgtgaaactaatgaaaaaaataaagcaaAGAGAATTTTAAAAAGAGTATTTATAGCTCAAAATATGCTCATACCACATGGAAAATAATGTTAGCACTGTGGTCAGGACAACGATAAAGTTGAGCCATAACTAGGAGTGGAAAAAGACCAGGCGGCCTGCTAGGGGCCTGCAGCCTGACCTGTGTTTGGCCTGGCATGTTATAAAATAGGCAGAGGTCCAGACtcttttaaaaatcttaataCGTTAATAGGCCAGGCTCAAGCTTACTAATTAGTCTTATTGGCCTGTCAGACCTGCTTGAgcctattaaaatataattaaatatataaatagttatttagtattaacaaaattatgagatattttaaatttattatatttttttgtaaatatttttatatattttaaatatgttaaaagtttaaattttttttataaatattaaatatatgacatattacatataaatatttttattaaaaataattttttaaata includes:
- the LOC112710859 gene encoding root phototropism protein 3 isoform X2 — its product is MKNTCELQGAVSSGKSNRCVVLPADVPLLADSLEPTRNHGWIPEASSPADLIIQVDHSSFHLHKLAMVSRSEYLNRLVFQGGCNIEISGDRLIIQLENIPGGKKTFELVAKFCYGWKIDITAENVAPLYCAAHFLEMNEELEEGNLISKTEAFLSFLILSSWKDTFRILKSCESISSWAKDLQIVKHCSEAIAWKACSKSPSTTTYDEDYSKFDNSWWFEDVSKLRIDHFVEVIQCLKRGGTKSDLVGSCIQHWTMKWFSQFTLTGLDKVTPKHVSIQLHRVSTECLIRLLPTEVNSVSCNFLLHLLKAGVMLKIDLELLCVLERRIALMLDQCSVSDLLVKNQGDKGSLNDVDVVVRVLQCYVCHISKNSKEKMHAIGRLVDGYLIQVARDKNLRVESFKSLVEALPQDARLCDDLLYRAIDMYLKN
- the LOC112710859 gene encoding root phototropism protein 3 isoform X1 gives rise to the protein MKNTCELQGAVSSGKSNRCVVLPADVPLLADSLEPTRNHGWIPEASSPADLIIQVDHSSFHLHKLAMVSRSEYLNRLVFQGGCNIEISGDRLIIQLENIPGGKKTFELVAKFCYGWKIDITAENVAPLYCAAHFLEMNEELEEGNLISKTEAFLSFLILSSWKDTFRILKSCESISSWAKDLQIVKHCSEAIAWKACSKSPSTTTYDEDYSKFDNSWWFEDVSKLRIDHFVEVIQCLKRGGTKSDLVGSCIQHWTMKWFSQFTLTGLDKVTPKHVSIQLHRVSTECLIRLLPTEVNSVSCNFLLHLLKAGVMLKIDLELLCVLERRIALMLDQCSVSDLLVKNQGDKGSLNDVDVVVRVLQCYVCHISKNSKEKMHAIGRLVDGYLIQVARDKNLRVESFKSLVEALPQDARLCDDLLYRAIDMYLKAHPELREDEREEMCKVLGYHRLSQEARVHVAKNNRLPVKLTTQFMLLEQVNMATRSVTSDEPNYRRTHTHTVIRVSTDFERRNINANEMKLMKRDVEVMKSQLLELNTCRIKLQKQLRKRCIW